ATCGGCATTACATCCGTCAGCCCCATCGCAAGCAAAGCGCTTCAAGAATTCCACTATGGCATGGTGAGGATTTTCCACAGGCATTAAAGCACGGACCTTCGGGAGCCTAGCCTTCAACACCGTCAGGGATTCTGGGCCGGCAGCCAGCGAAGCAGGCACAAACAAAAGCCCCGCCTGGACCTGTCCGAGAACGGAGTCCGAAAATCCGGGCACGTTGGTGTCGCTCTTGAAATTGTCCCCCACCCAGAAACTCACGTCGGACGCTCCCGCCGTTTCCAGAGGCGCAAAACCCGTCAGTTCAAAATCTTCGTATCCGGCAAAGTCCGTACCCGAAAACGGCTGCGTCAAACCTTCGGCACTGAGCCATTCCCGTACTGTAGAAAACAACACCGGTTTCATCAGGGGTCCAAAGCCAGCATGTTCACCTGGGCGGCATACTCGATGGTCACGGTTTCTCCCGCCTTGCCGCTCAAATCCTCGCCGTCCAGCTGCAGGAACTCGTCTTTATCCAGACGGAGCTCCACGGACTTGACCTTCCTGGACTGGAGGAAATACTTCTTGTAGATAAACCCGATTAGCGGGATGTTCCCGATGGCGATGGCCATCAAGAAATTGTGCATGTTGGGAACGTCCACCACTTCCAACAGACCGTCCGCCATGTTGGACCGGAAAAAGGGATTGGCCCCGCTGGCAAAGCTGGGAATGTTTCCAACGATCACCGTCCTGTGGCCGGAAACATCCACCTGGTGTTTTTCCCCCGCTGCATCCACATAGGCCAAAGAGCCCGACTTGAGCATGTAATCCCTGTCGGCAAAGAACCGCTTCACGTAATGGAGCTTGTTGGCCACTACGGAATTGGAGGCGATAGCTCCCGTGGCACGGTCCAGGTTGAAATCGTGGGCAATTCGGGCATCGATTCCCGCCGAAAAATAGTTGGCCAGGGCGAACTTGCCGTTCACCTTCCAGATATCAAAAGGCCTCGCCCCTGTAAGCACCAAGCGCCGCACCAGGAACAAGAGGCCCCGGTCCACGTAGGGCTTGTAAAGGTTCAGCACCCGGGCCAGGTCGTTCCCCGTACCCAGCGGGATAAGTCCGATTTTCACCTTCTGGGAAAACCCGCCCAGAAGCATAGTGGAAAGCACCGCAGAAACGGTCCCGTCGCCGCCTACGGCCACCAGGGTTTCCGTCGATTCCAGGGCCTGCTGGATTTGCTCCCGCATGCCTTCGGCCTGTGTAAATTCAGCCTTCCATTCCTCCTGCTTGTAATCCATGGACGCCATGATTTCAGGGAGGAATTCAAAAATGACCTTCCCCTGACCGCCGCCACTGATAGGATTGATGAGAAAATGGAACTTGAGCATTTAGGTTTCTTCTTGTTGCAAAAGTTCGTCCTTAACGACGAGGTAGCGTTCCACGCCTTCTCGAACGTGGTGCAGTTCCTCTTCGGAAACGGCACGGGAAATATGGGCCGGAGAACCCACAATTAAGGAACCCGCAGGGAACTCGCGCCCCTGGGTGACCAAAGTCCCTGCCCCTACAATGCTGTTTTTCTTGATGTGGACGCCGTCCATGATGATAGCCCCCATGCCCACCAGCACATCGTCGTCGATGGTGCAGCTGTGAATCACGGCGTTATGGCCTATGGTGACCCGGTTCCCGATCTTGACGGGAACATCGGTGGAAACATGGATGGACACGTTGTCCTGGATATTGGTCTGATTGCCCACCACGATAGGGGCAATGTCGCCCCGCAAGACAGCATTGTAAAAGACAGAGGAATCCTCCCCTATCTTCACATCGCCGATGAGCTTGGAACCCTCGGCAAGGAAGACTCCCTCCCCCACCTCGGGTCTTTTTCCCTTGTATTCGATTTTGGACGCCATACTGACAATGTATAAAATTTATCGTCAGTCATCGGCCCAGCCGTAGTCGAATTTAAACTTGTAGCCTGCATGGGGCTCGCTTCCGCAATCCTTGTCGCAGCCGTCGTTTCCTGGATCGAATTCGATGCCGCGGTCACCGTAGTTGAACTTGTGTTCGGCAAACCCCCGCTTGGGCACGCTCTTGTCCTTCGCATTCGGAGTCACGTCGGACGCCCCTTTCAGTACGCTGGCAAAGTTGTCGTAGGGCCAGTAGATACTGTGGTTCGGCCGCACGTCGTAATCCTTTCCAGCCACCTTCAGCTGGAGCGTAATGCCCTGGCTGCCCATCTCGTAAGAATAGACGGTGTGGTCTCCGGGAACAGAATTATCGTCATGGTTCATGTCGCGGTCCGTCCATTCCTCGTAGATAATGGTATTGCCGGCGCCTACCGAGCCACCCTCATAGAAGTAGTAGGTGTACTGGTGGATTGGTGCGTTCCTGGTGTTGGATCCCTCGTAGAGGATGGCGTCCGTCACAAAGTCCTCGCGGTGGGCCTTGCTGTAATGCCACAGGTATTCCGTACCGCGTCCAGTCATCTGGTACTGGAACCTGATGCGGCCCACGCTCCGGGTGGCCACGTTGGAACCCGCCGAGAACACGTAGGCATTGCCTGCCTTGGCGTAGGCATACACCCTGTAGGTGTAGTAGGGAGAACCTCCACCCACCTTGTCGGTGAAGGATTCCTCCCCAGGTCCAAGCGCCTTCACGAGGGTAATACCGTTGCTCAGGGCATAGCCGTCCTGGGGCTTTACGGTAGTGGATTTCATGACATACCTTTCAAGGGTCGCATTGTCGTAGCCCTTGGCTCCTTCGGCACGGAGAACCACGTAGCCCAGGATTCGCGGGTCGGCCTTGTTGGCCACCCAGTTCAGAATGATGGCGTTGCGATCGCTGTTGCGGCCCAGCACCAGGTCTGTGGGGGCGGTAATCAGGGAGCGGAGAACAAGGCGGTAAGTGGTGGAATCACCCCTTTCGGAATACACCACCATTTTCAGGGTGTCGGCGCTTGCCGCAGACAGGTTAGCGACGTTGAACTTGAACACCATAGCCACCGCATCGGTTCCGGAGCCCTTGGTTCCCTGGGCCGTCACGGGCACCCTGTTTTTGCCGGAGAACACGTTCACGCCGCCGTTCGCCTTTACCGGTTCCGCCGTAGTGACGTTCACCGTAACGCTTGCACCCCTGATGGAGTCGGTGACGAACAGGGAATCCACGCAAAGCAGGCCTTCCATGCGGCAGGTCCTTGACACCGCCACGTCCCTGTCCTCGGAAACATCGTGAACCGCAATCCTTGCGATGTTGGACTTGGTAGAGGCTTCCCGGACATTGGGATTCGGGTCCACATTGTCGTCAAGGCCGTCACCGTCGGTATCCTTCAGGGCGGGGTTCGTAAAGAAAGGTCCCACCTCCGCAGAATCCACGGTCACCGCCACGGTATCGTAACCCCTGACATTCTCCGGCTTGATAAACTTGATGGCGTAGGGCCGGTAGCACTGG
The nucleotide sequence above comes from Fibrobacter sp.. Encoded proteins:
- a CDS encoding gamma carbonic anhydrase family protein is translated as MASKIEYKGKRPEVGEGVFLAEGSKLIGDVKIGEDSSVFYNAVLRGDIAPIVVGNQTNIQDNVSIHVSTDVPVKIGNRVTIGHNAVIHSCTIDDDVLVGMGAIIMDGVHIKKNSIVGAGTLVTQGREFPAGSLIVGSPAHISRAVSEEELHHVREGVERYLVVKDELLQQEET
- a CDS encoding diacylglycerol kinase; translated protein: MLKFHFLINPISGGGQGKVIFEFLPEIMASMDYKQEEWKAEFTQAEGMREQIQQALESTETLVAVGGDGTVSAVLSTMLLGGFSQKVKIGLIPLGTGNDLARVLNLYKPYVDRGLLFLVRRLVLTGARPFDIWKVNGKFALANYFSAGIDARIAHDFNLDRATGAIASNSVVANKLHYVKRFFADRDYMLKSGSLAYVDAAGEKHQVDVSGHRTVIVGNIPSFASGANPFFRSNMADGLLEVVDVPNMHNFLMAIAIGNIPLIGFIYKKYFLQSRKVKSVELRLDKDEFLQLDGEDLSGKAGETVTIEYAAQVNMLALDP